The Sporanaerobacter acetigenes DSM 13106 genome includes the window GCAGTAGCAATGGCCTCAATACCCTTTCCTTCAACATCGCATATGGCTTCATTTCCTTCACATAAAAACAATAGAATACTTTCTCCTTCATTTAAAAATGCACCATAAGGTTTTTCTGATTCCAACCAATCATGTAGACGAACTACAGCTGGTTTATACCCTTTTTGCATTACCTTTCTGATTATTTCAAGTCCATCTTTCATTTCAGCTACAGCATAAGCTTGTAGCCATCGTTTCTCTGGCTTTGGAAATACCTTAACTGTAAGTTCCGTTATGATTCCAGCCATTCCTTCAGAACCAATCCATAACTGGCGAAGGTCAGGGCCTACAGAACGTCTTGGGACAGCCTTTATTCTAACTATTTCACCATCTGCAAGAACACCTTCCATTCCCAAAACCAAATCTTCAGCACCGCCATATTTAGTTGAAAATTGACCAATAGATCTAGTAGCTGCCAATCCTCCTACTTGTGCCAAATCTATAGATTGAGGATAATGTCCAGTTATATATCCCCTTTCATTTAACCATGCCTCAAGGTCTTTTAAAAATACTCCCCCTTGAACAGTAACAGTCATATCTTTTTCATTCAATTCAACTATTTCATTTATTTCACTTACATCTATGACAACAGTTCCTTCTTCTCTTGTCTCTGCTCCACCAAGTACTCCAGAGCCTCCACCATAGGGAATTGTTGGAATATTGTTTTCATTTAAGTATTTTAAGAGCTTTGAAATTTCCTCTGTTGATTTTGGTCTAACCACACAAACTGGCAATGTTGGTTTCCAACCATAATGTTTTTGCAAAAGACGCAATGCATATAAATCTACTGATTTTTGTGAGAGTGTTGATTCATCAGTCAATACTTGAGACTCACCAACTATTGACTTAATTTCACTAATTAAATTTTCTTTTATCATTTTTCTGTCCCCTTTCATCTATTTATTTAATTGTCTTGGCGGCAATGATATTTACCCCTGTTGATAAAATATCTTCAACAATAACATCCCCCCCTGAAACTGGTGCACTCACCTTGATATTTTTTAGAAATTCTAAACATTCCATGAGTTTG containing:
- a CDS encoding FAD-binding oxidoreductase; this translates as MIKENLISEIKSIVGESQVLTDESTLSQKSVDLYALRLLQKHYGWKPTLPVCVVRPKSTEEISKLLKYLNENNIPTIPYGGGSGVLGGAETREEGTVVIDVSEINEIVELNEKDMTVTVQGGVFLKDLEAWLNERGYITGHYPQSIDLAQVGGLAATRSIGQFSTKYGGAEDLVLGMEGVLADGEIVRIKAVPRRSVGPDLRQLWIGSEGMAGIITELTVKVFPKPEKRWLQAYAVAEMKDGLEIIRKVMQKGYKPAVVRLHDWLESEKPYGAFLNEGESILLFLCEGNEAICDVEGKGIEAIATAGGGRPLGEKPVEIWYEHKNDAADEYEKYGLMGALVDTIEISATWSNIADIYEETCDRVFYEVDEAVYFSGHSSHSYVNGTNIYFQMGALPKKDVKEVERVYYQMWSIVMETTLKYGGTIGHHHGVGKHRTKWLKEELGSSYVMMEKIKAAFDSNGIMNPGVIIEKK